From a single Rhodococcus qingshengii JCM 15477 genomic region:
- a CDS encoding alpha/beta hydrolase, with amino-acid sequence MIDLVSALHTYLYGPVGAPEILSLHGLTGHGRRWQSMAENQLPEARWISPDLRGHGRSTWAPPWNIESHVASLLETLDEHATGPVVIVAHSFGGMLALHLAATAPERIRGLVLLDPAIGLDPTFMQEVAELTIGSPDYTDAAEAYSEKIHGSWGEVPTQDLDVEMAEHLIELGNGRVNWRLSTPAIVTGWGELARPIVLPPSSMPTVLVQAMKVQPPYVTAELRAALTEHLGENLTGVEFDCDHMVPHVRADEVAALVRSML; translated from the coding sequence ATGATTGACCTCGTGTCTGCACTCCATACGTATCTCTACGGACCCGTCGGGGCACCGGAGATCCTTTCGCTGCACGGTCTGACCGGTCACGGCCGACGTTGGCAGTCGATGGCCGAGAACCAACTGCCCGAAGCGCGCTGGATCTCGCCGGATCTACGCGGTCACGGGCGTTCCACCTGGGCTCCTCCGTGGAACATCGAATCCCACGTGGCGAGCCTGCTGGAGACGCTCGACGAACATGCCACCGGACCGGTGGTGATCGTCGCGCATTCTTTCGGCGGAATGCTGGCGCTGCACCTCGCGGCCACCGCACCGGAACGCATTCGTGGGCTCGTCCTGCTCGACCCGGCGATCGGGTTGGATCCGACTTTCATGCAGGAAGTGGCCGAACTCACAATCGGCTCACCGGATTACACCGATGCGGCAGAGGCATACTCCGAGAAGATTCACGGCTCGTGGGGTGAGGTTCCCACCCAGGACCTCGACGTCGAGATGGCTGAACACCTGATCGAACTGGGCAACGGACGCGTCAACTGGCGCCTGTCCACGCCCGCGATCGTGACCGGGTGGGGCGAACTCGCTCGCCCGATCGTGCTGCCTCCGTCGTCGATGCCCACCGTGCTGGTTCAGGCGATGAAGGTCCAACCGCCGTACGTCACCGCCGAGCTCCGGGCAGCACTCACCGAGCACCTCGGTGAAAATCTGACCGGTGTCGAATTCGACTGTGACCACATGGTCCCGCACGTACGGGCCGACGAAGTCGCCGCCCTCGTTCGCAGCATGCTCTGA